The following proteins come from a genomic window of Actinomycetota bacterium:
- a CDS encoding response regulator transcription factor, with the protein MVLEDEEDIEVVGEAGDGADAVALTSETVPDVVVMDVRMPEVSGIDATAQIKEELPHTKILMLTISDEEDDLYEAIKAGANGYLLKEISIDEVGDAVRSVHGGQSLISPSMASKLLDEFAAMVKKEEDKEQVPAPRLTPREMEVLQHVAQGMNNRQIAKALFISENTVKNHVRNILEKLHLHSRMEAVVYAVREKLLEI; encoded by the coding sequence ATGGTGCTGGAAGACGAGGAGGACATCGAGGTCGTCGGGGAGGCGGGCGACGGGGCCGACGCGGTCGCGTTGACGTCCGAGACCGTCCCCGACGTCGTGGTGATGGACGTGCGCATGCCCGAGGTGTCGGGCATCGACGCGACCGCGCAGATCAAAGAGGAGTTGCCGCACACCAAGATCCTCATGTTGACGATCAGCGACGAGGAGGACGACCTGTACGAGGCCATCAAGGCCGGCGCGAACGGGTACCTGCTCAAGGAGATCTCGATCGACGAGGTGGGCGACGCGGTCCGCTCCGTCCACGGTGGGCAGTCGCTGATCAGTCCGTCGATGGCTTCCAAGCTCCTCGACGAGTTCGCTGCGATGGTGAAGAAGGAGGAGGACAAGGAGCAGGTCCCCGCACCGCGGCTCACGCCGCGCGAGATGGAGGTCCTCCAGCACGTCGCGCAGGGCATGAACAACCGCCAGATCGCCAAGGCCCTGTTCATCTCCGAGAACACGGTCAAGAACCACGTGCGCAACATCCTCGAGAAGCTGCACCTGCACTCGCGGATGGAGGCCGTGGTCTACGCGGTCCGCGAGAAGCTGCTGGAGATCTGA